The Drosophila biarmipes strain raj3 chromosome X, RU_DBia_V1.1, whole genome shotgun sequence genome includes the window AGACCTGCTTATAGCCCTCGTCCACTTTCTGGTCACCAAGGAGTACCACCTGCGATGCACCACCAAGGAGGCCACAAAGTCCGGTGAAAGGCAGGTGGCCGGAGGCAGTTCCAGTGAACTGCTGCCGGATCACTGGAATCGGGATGCCCGCCGATACTCGCTGAGCTACGTGGATGAGCTGGGCGGCCAGTacctgctgctggccaagctGAGTCGTCGGGATCTGGTGATCAGCCTGCAGAACTCGACCAGCAAGCGCCTGTCCATCGCCTGTCTGCAGCCCGAGAAGCTGGTGGCCTCCACCAGTGAATCCTCCGCGGAGAAGTGCATGCCGAAGGCGGAGCAGATAATGAGTTGCCTGCGCTACGATCTGGTGGATCCGGCAGTGCGGGGCATTCGCAAGAgagacctcctcctcctccggcccTCCCCGGCTCCCTCCAAAGTGACCTTCAAGAGCACCCATGCCCTGGGCACCGAGGAGTCCACTTAGCAGTGGattccattttaaatttaataactatgCCTAtaagggaaatatttttattaaaaggatatatttaaagtaaataataaaaagaaacaagAACGAAAGAACGAAAGAAGAGTTTTTCGAATATCAGATAACCGTTAACAGAAGTGtgagggagatggagatatgcatgCAGCAAATCTGCTGTTTCCGAGATTGCACACTTCATTCGCTTAGAACTTTTTAATGGATGGTTCGATTTGAAGAATTTTTGGCATGTATTAATAATCAGACAATCATATTGTTTCCTGtgtaacaaaatattaaaaatattagacgttatggtgtttttttttggcgtTAGAAGAAGCTTTAGAGtctaaaaaatacaaacatatgtaaacaaaaaaaatttcaacgCGGAATCGAACCTATACCCTAGAGTTCAAAAGGTAAATGCCCTAGCAACTGCTCTACAAAATCGGGTTTGGCCCAGATGTCTATAGGCTTACTTCAAGTTTAAAGTATTAACGTTAACCTTTGCTTTACAAATCAAAGTAGGCGaggattttaattgtttagtaATCAGAGCAGGTGAATTTTAAACTTAACCCTGAAACCTGTCACCTCGCCGCCGGCGGCAGTCCAGGGTGTTGAGTTCCGACCTCCCAGTCTGCCGCCGGTCCGGGTTCGAATCCCGGTGGTAAGAAGCATGGTTCAGTGGGCTGAGAAAGAGGCAATCAAACTTTATCAACTCGAACCATTTGGAAACAAAACCTACACATTAGAATTAAGCCTAAAGTGATAGAACATTGGATATTGGATATGAATTCGAAGTGAGATTCTGaggtataaaataaaaaatatatttttttaaattaaagttaagaactttttttaatattacaaaaatatgttAGATATTATAAGAACTTATATATGTTTAATGTTTTGATACTCCAAAGAACTGTTTTTGTTTCTGaggtataaaataaaaaatatatttttttaaattaaagttaagaactttttttaatattacaaaaatatgttAGATATTATAAGAACTTATATATGTTTAATGTTTTGATACTCCAAAGAACTGTTTTGGTTCAGGGGGTTGAGTTCCGACCTCCCAGCCTGCCGCCGGTCCGGGTTCGAATCCCGGAGGTAAGAAGCATGGTTCAGTGGGCTGAGGAAGAGGCAATCAAACATTATCAACTTGGACCAGTTGGAAACAAAACCTACACATTAAAATTAAGCCTAAGTGAGAGATTCTGaggtataaaataaaatttttttttttatatattaaagttAAGTTTAAGTAAGAGgctgcttttatttttggaaaagaGCATTAGCGAGTCCATATCCTGTTTTATTTCATAACTGCGGTCGATCGGTTGGCATTTTTTCGCCATTCTGCTTTTGTCACAAATGGCTGTCATTATTATGGCTGCTCCCCTCGCGCTTTGTCctgcatttattatttattgtattaatAATGCAGTCGCGTTGAAAATTTCATAATGTCCGGCCGTGTCATTGAGGCAGTGGTTCCGCATTCGCTCCGCTCCTCCTATTTTTTCCGGCGTTgggttttaaattttgttgcaCATCTGCGGATGTATTATTGGATGT containing:
- the LOC108030244 gene encoding proteasome inhibitor PI31 subunit, with protein sequence METPVSTSSLSHLSQKSLQSLGIGVLGKSETEVESCDWPWLFHCIRPGIRKKSDLLIALVHFLVTKEYHLRCTTKEATKSGERQVAGGSSSELLPDHWNRDARRYSLSYVDELGGQYLLLAKLSRRDLVISLQNSTSKRLSIACLQPEKLVASTSESSAEKCMPKAEQIMSCLRYDLVDPAVRGIRKRDLLLLRPSPAPSKVTFKSTHALGTEEST